From a region of the Cucumis sativus cultivar 9930 chromosome 6, Cucumber_9930_V3, whole genome shotgun sequence genome:
- the LOC101211314 gene encoding uncharacterized protein LOC101211314, whose protein sequence is MSHFSFDSVEDFFQALNNFYQKFNVQTKYGPRAGATASTFIVSGVGLVLVYFVTRILKKKNSQRVFTRSISIGALHGGKIAMKRLLQFQKMRANPENKDKFMKKLDSRIKLDTKIESEHPNFTKIQNIVTKLEMLGQEDKAIEKLKNAAEEAKKKSLPLYEHEYQMLLVELYIYKGDLVKAEELPCLKNDATSDVRRPLYKAIIKVLQNETQEAIKEWEEFREMRSAFLLPPDVKDSHFYALLADFDSFKRVVQVLREDIFKKPRAKF, encoded by the exons ATGTCACATTTCTCATTTGACTCTGTAGAAGACTTTTTTCAGgcattgaataatttttatcaaaaatttAATGTCCAAACCAAATATGGACCCAGAGCTGGTGCCACTGCGTCGACTTTCATCGTCTCAGGCGTTGGTCTTGTGTTGGTTTATTTCGTTACTCGgatattaaagaagaaaaattccCAGCGTGTTTTTACAAGGTCGATATCCATTGGAGCTCTGCATGGTGGCAAAATAGCCATGAAAAGATTGCTTCAATTCCAAAAAATGAGAGCCAACCcagaaaacaaagataaatttatGAAGAAGTTGGACTCAAGGATCAAGTTGGACACAAAGATCGAGTCAGAACATCCTAATTTCACGAAGATCCAG AACATTGTGACGAAGCTGGAAATGTTAGGACAAGAAGATAAAGCtattgaaaaactaaaaaatgccGCAGAAGAAGCTAAGAAGAAATCACTTCCACTATACGAACATGAATATCAGATGCTTCTCGTGGAATTATACATTTACAAG GGAGACTTGGTAAAGGCAGAAGAACTTCCATGCTTGAAGAACGATGCCACTTCAGATGTTCGACGTCCATTATATAAG GCTATAATTAAAGTATTGCAGAATGAGACCCAAGAAGCAATTAAAGAATGGGAAGAGTTTAGAGAAATGAGAAGCGCTTTCTTGCTACCACCTGACGTTAAAGACTCTCATTTTTATGCTCTCTTGGCCGATTTCGACAGCTTTAAACGAGTAGTTCAAGTGCTCAGAGaagacattttcaaaaaaccccgagcaaaattttga
- the LOC101215500 gene encoding uncharacterized protein LOC101215500 yields the protein MKVKFMNSPRKNTESHKVPKADNKYKPFSRENENYRIKTSVVMTTQLATHRADAEIYYGDAICKQKSQDLLDQFFLPRGLLPLNDILEVGYNRTSGFIWLKQQKKKEHRFPAIGRTVLYDTEVSAFIEERRFRRLTGVKSKEFFLWITVSEIYVDQQNTSKITFGTSTGIAKSFPVSAFLIEEETDRKK from the coding sequence atgaaAGTGAAATTTATGAATTCGCCCCGAAAGAATACAGAATCTCACAAAGTACCCAAAGCGGACAATAAATACAAACCCTTCAGTCGAGAAAACGAGAATTACCGAATCAAAACCTCAGTCGTAATGACTACGCAACTTGCGACTCACAGAGCCGACGCCGAGATCTACTACGGCGACGCTATCTGCAAGCAAAAATCTCAGGATCTTCTTGATCAATTCTTCCTTCCTCGCGGCCTTCTCCCTTTAAACGATATTCTTGAGGTCGGCTACAATCGGACCTCCGGTTTCATTTGGCTCAAGCagcagaagaaaaaagagcaCCGGTTCCCCGCCATTGGACGCACTGTCTTGTACGACACGGAGGTCTCTGCCTTCATCGAGGAGCGACGCTTCCGCCGTCTCACTGGAGTTAAGAGCAAGGAGTTTTTCCTTTGGATTACCGTTTCTGAAATTTATGTTGACCAACAGAACACGAGTAAGATCACCTTCGGTACTTCGACTGGAATTGCCAAGTCCTTCCCGGTTTCTGCGTTTctgattgaagaagaaactgaTCGGAAGAAGTGA
- the LOC101215016 gene encoding gibberellin 2-beta-dioxygenase-like (The RefSeq protein has 1 non-frameshifting indel compared to this genomic sequence) translates to MVVLSQPPTLDFNQYSLLRSTCKPTASFADIPEIDLSDPNAKFHIVKACEEFGFFKLVNHGVPVELMTKLEDESLCFFKLSKSEKDKARTPHPLGYGSKNIGSNGDKGWIEYLLLNANPLPIFSHDFLCAATEYVTAVKKLSCEVVELIAEGLKMERRNAISKLLKDEKADCCFRVNHYPPCPEMQGLSGLNNMIGFGEHTDPQILSILRSNNSTGLQICLRDGAWVSVPADAAAFFVNVGDVLQVMTNGRFKSVKHKVVVDPNRERVSMIYFGGPPLSEKITPLPEVLKDGEESLYKEFTWWEYKTAAYKSKLADYRLGAFEKSPIC, encoded by the exons ATGGTTGTTCTCTCTCAACCACCAACATTAGATTTCAACCAATATTCACTTCTCCGATCAACATGCAAACCCACCGCTTCCTTTGCCGATATTCCCGAAATTGACCTCTCAGATCCCAACGCCAAGTTCCATATCGTCAAAGCTTGCGAAGAATTCGGCTTCTTCAAGCTCGTAAACCACGGTGTTCCCGTCGAGCTGATGACGAAACTCGAAGATGAATCACTCtgttttttcaaactttctaaGTCTGAGAAAGATAAAGCTCGCACACCACACCCTTTAGGCTATGGCTCTAATGGCGATAAGGGCTGGATTGAATATCTCCTCCTTAACGCTAATCCTCTTCCCATTTTCTCCCATGACTTCCT TTGCGCAGCGACGGAGTATGTAACAGCGGTGAAGAAACTGAGCTGTGAAGTAGTGGAATTAATAGCAGAAGGATTAAAAATGGAGCGAAGAAACGCCATTAGCAAGCTTCTAAAAGACGAGAAAGCTGATTGTTGTTTCAGAGTAAACCACTATCCCCCATGCCCAGAAATGCAGGGCTTAAGCGGACTAAACAATATGATTGGATTCGGCGAACACACAGACCCACAAATCCTATCAATCTTAAGATCAAACAACTCGACCGGTTTACAAATCTGCCTCAGAGACGGCGCGTGGGTGTCAGTGCCAGCGGACGCCGCAGCGTTCTTCGTGAATGTCGGCGACGTGCTGCAGGTGATGACTAATGGGAGATTCAAAAGCGTGAAGCATAAAGTGGTGGTGGATCCGAACAGAGAGAGAGTTTCGATGATTTACTTTGGAGGGCCGCCGTTGAGTGAAAAGATTACGCCGTTGCCGGAGGTATTAAAAGACGGAGAAGAAAGCTTGTACAAGGAATTTACATGGTGGGAATACAAAACGGCGGCGTATAAGAGCAAATTGGCTGATTATAGGCTTGGTGCGTTTGAAAAGAGTCCAATTTGTTAA
- the LOC101215259 gene encoding uncharacterized protein LOC101215259: MGKTGWSTPLLFQSKFFCFSLFYLSSSIFLALYTSLSSSKCLFRSSPFDPIQFSLFSYPSSYGEHKYAVPTLRSSCSSPVFFSDYWMVLNEIQAMLSNSSSASSNLSYLLANSDSFAGNFTAHKRFSFFDYRDYDNATVPIPCGFLKKFPVSDSDRIAMESCNGVVVVSAIFNDHDKIRQPRGLGSKTLDSVCFFMFVDEITVKGLENHKLVSGKNTSPDITIGAWRIVRVSSKNLYENPAMNGVIPKYLVHRLFPNSKFSIWVDAKLQLMVDPLLLIHSLIITKNADMAISKHPYYIHTMEEAMATARWKKWWDVDSLKQQMETYCENGLKPWSPNKLPYTTDVPDSALILRRHGRGSNLFSCLLFNELEAFNPRDQLAFAFVRDNLTPSIKINMFEGEVFEQVALEYRHNLKKTRYTGPELDPQISKPKRTKRAGPDLLYVNGSCCSKCLDYLLLMWGETENDLS; this comes from the exons ATGGGGAAGACAGGTTGGTCTACTCCTCTGCTTTTCCAATCAAAATTCTTCTGTTTCTCTCTGTTTTACCTTTCCTCCTCCATCTTCCTCGCTCTCTACACTTCCTTATCTTCTTCCAAATGCCTCTTCCGTTCCTCCCCCTTCGATCCCATTCagttctctctcttctcttatCCCTCCTCCTATGGCGAACACAAGTACGCCGTTCCCACTCTCCGATCCTCTTGTTCTTCCCCTGTTTTCTTCTCAG aTTATTGGATGGTACTTAACGAGATCCAGGCAATGCTGTCCAATTCCTCTTCCGCATCCTCCAATTTGAGCTACCTCCTTGCTAATTCTGATTCCTTCGCCGGCAATTTCACTGCCCATAAGAGATTTTCCTTCTTCGATTATCGAGATTACGATAACGCTACCGTTCCGATTCCTTGTGGGTTTCTCAAGAAATTTCCTGTCAGTGATTCTG ATCGTATTGCTATGGAGAGTTGTAACGGTGTGGTTGTAGTTTCGGCGATTTTTAACGATCATGATAAAATTCGGCAACCGAGAGGCCTTGGGTCGAAGACTTTGGATAGCGtttgttttttcatgtttGTCGATGAAATTACGGTGAAAGGATTGGAGAATCATAAGTTAGTTTCCGGAAAAAACACATCGCCGGATATAACAATTGGGGCATGGAGAATTGTAAGAGTTTCTAGCAAGAATCTTTACGAAAATCCGGCGATGAATGGCGTAATACCTAAATATTTAGTTCATAGACTGTTtccaaattctaaatttagtaTATGGGTGGATGCAAAGCTTCAGTTAATGGTGGATCCATTGTTGTTGATTCATTCGTTGATTATCACTAAGAATGCAGATATGGCTATTTCTAAACATCCTTATTATATTCACACCATGGAAGAAGCCATGGCCACTGCTAGATGGAAGAAATGGTGGGATGTTGATTCTTTGAAGCAACAAATGGAAACTTACTGTGAAAATGGGTTGAAACCATGGAGTCCCAACAAGCTTCCCTATACCACAG ATGTACCTGATAGTGCTTTAATCTTGAGAAGACATGGAAGGGGAAGCAACCTATTCTCATGCCTCTTGTTCAACGAATTGGAAGCTTTCAACCCAAGAGATCAGTTGGCTTTTGCATTTGTGAGAGACAACTTGACCCCATCAATCAAAATCAACATGTTTGAAGGAGAAGTTTTCGAACAAGTTGCTTTGGAATATAGGCATAATCTCAAAAAGACAAGATATACTGGGCCTGAATTGGACCCCCAAATCTCCAAGCCCAAACGAACCAAACGGGCCGGCCCTGATTTGTTGTACGTCAATGGCAGCTGTTGCAGTAAGTGCCTTGACTATCTCCTCCTCATGTGGGGTGAAACAGAAAATGATCTTTCATGA